Below is a genomic region from Verrucomicrobiales bacterium.
GGCCCGCGACTGACGCTCCATCACCAGCAAGTCGGCGGCCTGCCAGCGGACCAGATAAGCTCCCTCCTTGAACCTCAGGCTCTCATGACACCAGATCAGGTTCTTGAGATAATCGCGCGCTGGAAGTGTGGATTCGTTGGTGGGAAAATGGGTCCAGCGCGCACTGGTGGAGTGAAGGTCGAAAAGGTCTTCGAAGAAGATGCAAGGGGATCCATCCATGGCGAAGGCCACCGCGTAAGCGGCTTGGATACGAGGATCGTTGGGGTCGACGTGGCCGCCCAATTCGTTGGCGGAGTCCCACCCGACGTAATCACCTGTCGCGCCTAGTCTCGGACGAAACGAGTCATGGCTGTTAACGAAGCTGACGGCTCGAGTGCGACGCTGCTGTTGTGTGCTGGGAAGGGAGCCTAAGTCGAAGAAACCACTGCCATCGATCATGCTCTTGAGCGACGAACGCAGGCTGAAATCAAAACTGCCCACCACGTCAGCGAAGCCGTCGCTGTGGTTCACGCTGTCGACCCACTGGTCAAGTTGGTCTCGGTTTCCGATGTATTCGCCCACGGCGAACATATCCGGTCCACCACTGGCGTCGTTGGCATTGTGGGCGAGGTTCCACAGGAAATCTTTGCAGGCCCACGGTTCGAAGTGTTTGACGGCATCAATGCGAAACCCGTCCACGCCGGTTTGCTTTTTGAGCCAGACTGACCAAGCCCTGACCTGGTCCCGGACGTAGTTGGCGGGCTGGGTCGGGTTGAATTTCGCGTTGCTACTCCGGCCATACGCATCGCGGAAATAACACAGATCCGGTCCAAACCAGCCTGCGGCGATATCGCCGTTCTCTGTGTCGTGCGCGGGAGACGGATGAAAGTTCTGCCAGTTTTTCGGGAAACGTCCTTTGCGGGCCAGGTAGTTGGCGGCTGTCTCCGACTTCGCTGGTGTTTGAAAGCAGGAGTAGCGGAAATTCTTGTATCGGTTTCCGTGAGCTTGGGGGTCTTCGCCACCGCTGCCGTCGCCTGATCCGGCCCCATTCAGATGGTTCCAGACTACATCCTGGATGACCTCAATGCCATTGGCATGCAGGATGGCCACGCAGCGCAGATAGTCGTCCTTGGTGCCGAAACGCGTTCCGGTGTTGCCGCCCTGCCATTTGTCGCCGAGGTCATAGTGATCGAAGGGAGCGTAGCCGACTGCGCCCGTAGCATCCTTGTTCTTGCAGGTCGGCGGAATCCAGACGGCATCGATTCCCATCTCTCGCAGGCGCGGAGCCAGGTCGGCGAGGTAGGTGGACCAATCGGCAGGATAATTGTTGTTCCAATAGTCCCACCAGAAAGCCTGAAGCACCACGCGACCGTTGGCCGAACTCGCGGCTGAACGAACGGTTCCCAGGCTCCAGACGAGGCCGATGAGTAGCAGGAAGGCGAAAAGATGTTTGAGTGGGTTAGGGGGAGCGGGATGCGACCGATGAAGGATGTGGGGGCTGTCCATAGCTTCCAGGTTCCTGGGGGGTGGTTAATCGAGTGTGTTCACAAAGGAATGTGTTCGACCTTGTAAATCTGCAGCCCGCGCGCCTGGTAATTGACGAGGGCGGCAGGATGATCCTTGCTGCAGGTGTGAACCCAGACTCGATCGGGGTGGGTTTCCCAAGCCGTCAGAAGCGCGCAGCTCAGCAGGTAACCGCCCATCCCTTGGCCGATGAATTTAGGCGCTAGGCCGAAGTAGGAGATTTCCACCTGACGTTCGATCTGGAAATTCAGCTCGAAGTAACCGGCTGGTGAGCCGTCGTAGTAAAGGACGAACGTGCGCAGTGATTCCGCCTCGGCGTATGCTTTCCATTCGGCATCGTCCCAGACAAGTTTATCCACCCATCCCCAGTCGCCGCCCACCAACATGTAGAGAAAGCGATTGAACTGCCATTGCTTGACTGTTGTTTCGCGAATCTCCAGGTGGGGGTCCGGGCAGGGACGGGGCCTGATCGCCTCGCGCGACAGCATTTGGAGATAGGTCACGGTGACGATGGCCATGTCCGGGTCATTGGAGGTGGGTCGCGAGGACTGCTGCCGTGGAAGCACCTGGGGGCATTCGCCGATCCGTCAGCGCAGGGAACTTTGCTCGCCAACTCGCCGACAGGTGTGGATCCAGCTGAGCCTTCATGACTCCTTCGGGCTCTCCCGCCTCCGCCAGGATTTCCCCTAACGGGTCGACAATCAGGCTCTGGCCGGTGTAGTGAAGCGTGGGATCGCTACCGGTTCGGTTAACGCCTACGACATAGGCTTGGTTCTCTATTGCTCGCGCTTGCAGCAACGTTCGCCAATGGCCCACTCGAACGACCGGCCAATTGGCGATCACGACAAGGAGGTCCGCACCTTGGTCAATCGCGGCGCGGAACAGTTCAGGGAAGCGAAGGTCGTAGCAAACGAATGGAGCGATTCGGAATCCGCCATAGGAAAAGACTTCGACCTGTGTTCCGGCCGCAAAGTTTTGAGCCTCCCCGGCCAAGGTAAACGGCTGCATTTTCGCGTAGCGGCACTCCATGACACCCGCAGGGGAAAGGAACACCGATTCGTTTCTGGGACGACCCTGGGCATCCTTAAGGACCATTCCAGCCAGGATTCCAACCTGGTGCTTCTGAGCCAACTGAGAGAGGAAACGTACGGTCGGGGAGGGAAGTGATTCCTGGTTTTTAGCGGCATCCATGCTGAATCCGGTCGCGAACATCTCCGGCAGCACAATGAGGGATCCTGGCTCGGGGGAGGCTGCGGCCATCAGGCGATCGACGCGGGAGAAATTCTCCGGCTTGTTTTCCCAAACGATGTCTAATTGGATGCCAATGACGTTCATGGTGGCGCGCTTTCGAAAACTAGGCCTGGGGCCTGTTAACGCTCAGGCCTGCTGTAAAGCGAGCCTAGGCGGTTCCTGAACCGGGTCAAGAGTGCCGACAAGTGGGGTGGTGGCCCAGGTGTGACTATTTCCGGGTGAGGGCGCGTCCGCATCAGCAGAGATTCCCGACTCCGTCGGGACCTGAAACGCTGGGCAACGCCAGCGTTTCTCGCATTGCCGGCAGAGTCCGAATCCCGCGGGTTCTCGGCTTCGGCCTCAGAAACTCCTTCGAACAGAGGGCTACCCTGAACACATTCTGTGACCTCTGAATCTTGCATCTCCGTCGATGGGTCCGCTACCCTGCCTGGCATGATTTCGAAGCGAACCTTCCTTCGTCGGACTGCGGCAGCTCTCGCGCTGCCCGCGGTGGTTCCCCTGGCGGGCTGTCAGTCGAGCGGGTCCCATGAGCCGCTTTGGACCGCGAGACCGCTTACGCAGCCGGGTGAGTTCACACTCGGCATTGAAGGGCCGGCCTGCGATCGCGATGGGAATGTCTACGCCGTCAACTATCGCAAAGAGGGAACCATCGGACGCACTCGACCCGACGGCACTTCCGAGGTTTTCGTTGAGCTTCCCGGCAAGAGCGTTGGGAACGGGATCGTGTTCGATCGCGCTGGCCAGATGTTTGTCGCCGATTACACCCAGCACAATGTGCTGCAGATCGACCCGCGTACGCGCAAGATTTCGGTGTTCGCGCACAACCCGAAGATGAACCAGCCTAACGATCTGGCGATAGCCCCGGATGGCACTCTGTTTGCGAGCGACCCGGGATGGAAGACTGGTGATGGTCAGCTGTGGCGTATCGACAAGGATGGCTCGACGCATCTGCTCGCTCAGGGAATGGGTACCACCAACGGCATCGAGGTCAGTCCTGATGGGAGCACGCTCTATGTGAACGAGAGCGTTCAGCGCAATGTTTGGGCATTTACCCTGACTCCACAGCGTACCTTGACCAATAAACGCCTGCTCAGGAAATTCGAGGATTTCGGCTTCGATGGCATGCGCGCGGATGTCGATGGGAATCTCTATATCACCAGGCATGGTGCTGGTTTGGTGGCTGTGGTCTCCCCGCAGGGGGAAGTCCTACGCACCATTCCGGTCCTGGGCAGCAAGCCGAGCAATTTGTGCTTTGGGGGGCCGGATGGCCGAACGATTTACGTCACGGAAGTGGAGCATACTCGGCTGGTCACATTCCGCACGGAGCGTCCTGGGCTGGCCTGGAAGCGACTCCGCTCCTGACTCTATCAAGGGACCTCGACCACCGGTTCAACGTCTCCAAACCGCAGTGTTGCCGCTAAGAATGCGGACGAAGCTCATCTGATTCGTGAACCTGCACGTGAGTCGCCAGCCAAATACTTAGCGCGCCAGCCGCAACGGCGATCCATCCCAGCCAGTGAAAATTCACTAGTTCCCCGGAAGGGGCGGTGGTTACCACCCGGCCGGCGATACCGGAAGCCAGTCCGGTGGCGAGGTCGCGAGCGCAGCCGCTCAAGCTCATAAAGGCCCCGCGTCGCGACGCCGGCACGGCGAGCGTCATGATTGCCTGGCCGGGCACGAAGCGTCCGCTGGCGAAGACAAAGAACGCTCCGCCCGAAACCAGCACCGCCCAGACTGGCAGGCGGCCTGAGTTCGCGATGAACACCGTGACCAGGCTCGCGATGATGACCAGCACGGAGAACACGCGGCGCCGCCCGAAACGGTCGGCCAGCCTGCCGATCCGTGGCGCGGTGAACACGGTCAGCACCCCGCCGGTCAGATACACGAGGAACAGATCGTTTTCCGGCAAACCGACGTTATGAACGAGATAAGGGGAGAGCAGCGGAATGATGGTGAAATGGCCCAGCACGGTTGCCACCATGAACAGCAAAGCCCGGCCGGCATTGGCGTCGCGTATCAGTTCGGAGAACGCGCGCCGGGAGCGGCCGCCCTCGAGATGTCCGCGAAGAGACGGCATTTTCAACAGCGCCACCGCCCACGTCACACTCGCCATTCCTGCGAGGACGAAGAACGGAGTTTCCCAACGGAACATCTGCGCCAGTTGCAGCCCGAAAGGGACGCCGAGCGCCGCCGCTACCGAGAAAGCGGTCATCACGATGCCCATGGCCGCCGCGCGGCGTTGCGGCGGGATGACGTCCCCGACGATGGCCAATACGGTTGCCGTGGAAAGTCCTCCGAACGCGCCGCTGACCGCCCGCGCGACGAGAAGAGGCGTGGCATTTTGCACCAAGGCACACGTCAAGGTACCCAGAGCGAATCCCGCATAAGTGAACAGCAGCAGCTTCTTGCGATCGAACCGGTCAACGAACGGCGCAGCCAGCAGGCTGACGATGCCGGAGCTGATCGCATAGGCTGCCACAAAGGCCGCGAATTGTCCCGGCCCGATCTCCATCACCCGCATGAGCTGCGGTCCAAGCGGCATCATGATCATGAAGTCCATGATATGCGTGAACTGCACCGCCGCGAGCAGCAGCAACAATGAACGTTCGGAAAGTGGTTTCATGGCGCCGGACCCCGACGGCTGGCTTCGAGGAGCCGCTTAAACCGAGGCGGACTCGACGCGGATGGCCTCAAGCTCCTCCCAACGGGCGTAGAGGCTGACGATTCGTTGCTTTTCCTTCTCCATCTGCTCGGTGAGTTGGGTTGTTTTCGTTCCGTAGTCGCGGTGGAAATCCGGAGAAATGAAGAGGGCCTCGATTCGGGCCACTTCCGCCTCGGCCGCCTGGATGACCGCCTCGATCCCCTCCAGCTCGCGCTGTTCCTTGAAGCTGAGCTTGCGCTTTTTGCCGCTGCCTCCGCCGCTGGCGACCGTCGCTCCCGCTTTTTCTCTCGCCCCCGGGTTCTCCCCAGAACGGCCTCCGGCTCGTGCCTGGGAGGCGCGCTTCTTCTTCTCCAAATAATAGTCGTAGTTTCCGATGCTGTATTCGACCCGGCCTTCGCCTTCGAAGGCGAGGATGCCGGTGCAGATCCGGTTCAGAAAGTAGCGGTCATGGCTAACCACCAGGACGCAGCCGGTGAATGCCAGCAGCGCTTCCTCCAACACCCGTAGTGAGGGCAGGTCCAGATCGTTGGTGGGCTCATCCAGGATCAGGAAGTTTCCTCCCTGCTTGAGGATGCGTGCGAGCAGGAGCCGGCTGCGTTCACCTCCGCTCAGGTACTTCACCGGAGTGACGATGCGGTCGTCCGTGAACAAGAAGCGTTTGAGGTAAGCGCGCAACGAAAGCTTGGAGTCGCCCCACTTCACCCACTCACTGCCATCGCTGATCTCCTCGAGCACGGTCCGATCTTCATTCAGCTGTAGTCTCCCCTGGTCAATGTAATTGAACTGAGTCAACTGCCCGGTCCGGACCTCTCCGAGCGTGGGGGCGAGCTGCCCGATCAAAATGCGCAGCAGCGTGGTTTTGCCCAGTCCGTTTCGTCCAGTGATCCCGATACGTGTTCCGCCGGCGAAGGTCAGGTCGATGTTCTGGAACAGCCACCGGCCGCCGAGTTCCATTCCGACGCCACACAGATCCACCACGCGATTTCCCAGCTGGGGCGCCGGTGGGATCACCAGATCCATGTCGGACTCCTCCGGGGGAGGGCCTTGCTCGGCCACTTCGAAGAATTGGTCGAGGCGGCTCTTGGACTTCGTGGTCCGCGCCTTGGGCTGACGGCGGACCCAGTCCATTTCCCGCCGCAGGAACATCTGGCGTTTATGCTCGACGAGTTCCTCGGACAGCAGCTTCTCCGCCCGCGCCCCGAGGTAATCGGTGTAGTTGCCATCGTAGCGTTCGAACACGCCGTTGCGGAGTTCGATGATCCCGGTGGCGATTTGATCGAGAAAGTGTCGATCGTGAGTCACTACGAGCAAGGCGCCGGGGTATTGGGAGAGATACTCCACGATCCATTCAATGCTCTCGGTGTCGAGATGGTTGGTGGGTTCATCCAGGATGAGGAGATCCGGTTGGGCGACGATCGCGCGCGCCAGGGCTACACGTCGTTTTTCCCCGCCGGACAGCGACTGGATGTCCCGATCTGCCGCCGGGCAGTTCAGGTGCGCCAGGGCCAGCGTGATACGGTGGTCCAGATTCCATCCATCGAAGTGGGCGATTTGTTCCTCCAGGACGGCGTGTCGGGGTGAGTCTCCCGCGAGGTTTTCGAACTCTTCGATGAGATCCAAGATGTGCTTGGCTCCCGATCGAATATTCTCCTGCACGTTCAAGGCGGGATCGAGGGTGAACTCCTGGGGGAGATAGCCGACCACCAGGCCGCGCTGCCGGGTGACATTGCCCGAATCGGGAACGATCTCGCCGGTGAGAATACGCAAGAACGTTGTCTTGCCGCTGCCGTTGCGGCCCACCAGACCGAGGCGGTCGTGCTCGGCGACCGACAGCGAGGCGCGGTTCAGGATCTCTCGATCGTTGTGTCGGAGTTCGATGTCCTGAGTGGACAAGATTGAAATTCCAGGTTCCATGGTTCTAATGCTCTAAAGTGAGTTCGGTCGACGGCGTCGGTCTGTAGCGGCGTTCCTGAGGCGACCCTGCCGGTGACCGGTCAGGCGCTCCAAGAGACAGCTCGATGCTTCCGTCCTCGGACGGATCGGAGGGGAGGGGAGCGGTGGAGCGGTCTGGGCGGGGTTACTTACGTCGAGCGCTCCACTCAACGTCCTGCTCCTCCCCGTTGAGGAGGGTTTTGACGCGTCCGTTGATTTTGCCGTCCGTCAGCGTCCCCGACATGCGGTAGGTTAGCTCGCCTCCGGTTGGGCGGTCGCGCTTCACGGTCCAGCTCATTCGGTTTCCTTCCAGCTTACCATCGGCGATCTCCAGCCAGCGGTCGGTGTTGCCCCGGGCGAACTTGCCTGTGATTTGGCTGCCTTGAACCGTGAGGATCAGCGGGGCTTCCACCGGATTGCCGTCCGGACCTTGAATCTTCCAGATCCATTCTCCAGCGAGAGTTTGAGCATTGGGATTGACTGCATCGCCTGCCGTTTGGCCACCCATCAGTGAACTGAGTTTCTCCTCGATAGAGTCGGCCCACAGCGAGTAGCCCTTCGGCGACAAGTGCAGATAATCGGGCATAAGGTCACGCGGGATCAAACCCTGCTCGGTAACGAAGAGATGTCCGATGTCCAGCCAGTGCACCCACTGACTGTCGGCCAGACGCCGAAGGATCTGGTTCACCTGGAGCAGCTTTCCGCGCTGGTTGGAGGGGTTTTCACCCCGAGGAAAGATGGCCAACAGCAGAATCTTGGTCTGGGGAAGCTTCGCTCGCAGCTTGGTGACGATCGCGGCGACGCCGTCGGCTATCTGAGCGATCGAGTTGTCTTCTCCGTTGGAGTTGTTGGTGCCGATCATGACCACCGCAGCGCGCGGCGCGAGTCCGTCGACGTTCCCATTGTCCAGGCGCCAAAGCACATGCTGAGTTCGGTCGCCTCCAATGCCCAGGTTGATCGCCTTGCGCGGGGCATAATAGCGTTCCCACACCGCTTTGCCTTCTCCTTCCCAGCCTTGGGTGATGGAATCGCCGATGAAGATGACCTCGGCGGAGCGGCCGCCATCAGCCGCCCGCTGATTGAGGAGCTTTTGGCGGGTCTTCCAGCTTTCGTCGGCTCGAGGGACGGGGTCGGTCGCCGAGTGCACACTGGCGCCCTGGCCGACTCCTGGAAAGAGGCAGAACGCGACACTCGTCAACAAGGCGAAGAGCGCTGGTCGGTTGGTAAGTCGATGGGTTAATTGCGGCGATGACATGGGATAATGATCTAGCAACGATTTGATATCCTAAGGGCGGTCGAACTACAACCCGCAAACGCATTTTTCGTTCGGATACTCCAGATGAACAATCTTGCTTCCGGAACAGTCAATCTTTGACTGCCGGCCCTTGGGCTCCTAACTATTAACGAATGCAGCCGATGTCCCTTAGTCTATTTTGGTTGAACCGGAGACCGCACCTGTGGGTGCTGTTGGTGTCGGCTGCGTTGGTGGGGTGCAAACAGGAGTCGATCCAGGTTTATGAGGTGCCTAAGGAAAAGGCGCCGGTGCGCGCGGACACGGCCGGCGTGGCCCCGCCGATGCCGGAGTTGCGGTGGAGCAAGCTGCCGGAGGGATGGGAATCTCGGGAGGTGCCGAATCGGATGCGGGCGGCCAACTTTGTAATCGCCGGTTCTGGTGGTCGGTCAGCTGAACTCTCGGTGATCCCGCTTGCGGGCATGGGCGGCAATGATCTGGAGTTTGTCAACATGTGGCGCAAGCAGATCGGGTTGGGGCCGGTGGAGGCCGATGCGCTGGCCAAGTATGTGGCCCCTCTCCAGATCGCTGGATTGGAGGGCAAGCTTTTCGACATGCGTGGATCTGAGGCGGCTCAGGCGACCGATCCCAATGGCGTTCTGGTGGCGGTGGTGGTTCGCGAGGGGGTTACCTGGTTTTTCAAGCTGGCGGGCGATGAGGGGTTGGTTCAGGCGCAGCGGCCGGTGTTGACAGAGTTCTTGAAGGGCGTCTCGTTCGCGGAGCCCTCGGCGGATCGGCCGGTGGCCAGCGCTTCCGCCCCTTCCGCGCCAGTTCCACCCGCGTCCGAACCAGGTCTGCCGGCGTGGACGGTTCCCGCCGGCTGGCAGGCAGCCAGCCCTGGTCCGATGGTCTTGAGCAAATTTGTGGTGACCGGCGAAGCCTCCGCCAAGGCGGATGTGACCATCAGTCGTTTCCCGGGTGATGTGGGAGGGCTGCTAGCGAACGTGAATCGTTGGCGGGGGCAGGTCGGTTTGTCTCCCTTGGCCGCTGACTCTCTTGCCCAGGAAACGCAGCCTTTGGTCTGGGAAGGCGGGAAGGGGACGGTCGTTGATTTTCTAGGAACCGATGCCAAGACCGGCCAGCCGGCGCGGCTGGTGGGAGTGGTTGTCCCTGTGAACGGGGACACCTGGTTTTACAAGATGATGGGAACTCCGTCCGTCTCCGAGCGGGAGAAGGGTCCTCTTCTCAAGTTTGTTCAAAGTGCGAAATATGGCCAAGCCCCTTAAACGATTTCTGAACCTGCTCTGTTCCTTGCGGCTGACGATTGTGCTGCTGGTGCTGGGGTTGATCCTGGTCTTTCTGGGAACGATGGCGCAGGAGCCTCTCGGGCTTTACATCGCCCAGACTCATTTTTTCCACAGCATGTTTGTCGATGCGGCCGCCATGCTGGCCGCGCTGAAGAAGTCCGCCCAGCTGGTGAACATCTACCTCACCCCCATGCTTGCCGCCGATGTGTTGGCGGCTCCCTGGATTCCGGTTTTTCCCGGAGGGTATCTGATCGGCACGCTGCTGCTCATCAATCTGGTCGCCGCTCACATCCAACGGTTTCGGATGTCCTGGAAAAAGTCGGGAATCTTTTTGGTCCACTTGGGGCTCATCCTTTTGCTGTTGGGGCAGTTGATGACCGACCAGTTGGCGACCGAGAGCGGCATTCGGATTCGCGAGGGTGAAACCCGCAACTATTCCGAGGCCGACCGCCGTTCCGAATTCGCGCTCATCGATACCACGGAAAAGGAGAAGGACAAGGTGTTCGCCGTGCCCGAGTCGCTGCTGAAGCAACGCGGGGCCATCCAGCCTCCCGGCTTGCCGTTCCATCTTAACATCAAGGAGTATTTCGAGCATTCCACGGTGACCAACCGCAGTGGTGCGATCCTGAACCAGCCGGCTCAGGCGACCCAGGGCATCGGCGTCAGGGCGCACGCGATCGAGCTTCCGCGGGTTACCTCGATGGAGTATCGCGATGTGCCGTCGATGGTGGTGGAAGTCGCGGGTCCGGAGGGCTCTTTGGGAACCTGGATGGTGTCTGGCTACTTCGATGAGCCTCAGAAGTTCACCTACAAGGATCGGACTTATGCGATGACTCTGCGGCTGGCTCGTCATTACTATCCGTTTAGTCTGAGCCTGCTCGATTTCCGTCACGATAAGTACAAAGGAACCGAGCTGCCGCGGAATTTCTCCAGCCAAATCCGGCTGCAGAATCCCTCCACCGGTGAGGATCGCGAGGTCTTGATCTACATGAACAACCCGTTGCGATACGCCGGGCTGACGTTTTATCAGGCCAGCTTCGACAAGGTGGACGACAAAGTGACGGTGTTGCAGGTGGTGCGCAATCCGGGATGGCTGACCCCCTACATTGCGTGTATCATGGCGGGACTGGGTCTCGTGATTCAATTCATGATACATTTGGTTGGATTCATCAAAAAGCGAACCTCATGAAAAAGCAGCTTCCTCTGATTCTAACGGTTCTGGTGTTGTTGTGGCTGGGAGCCGGGTTGCGTCCGCCGCGGGTGCCCGAGGGGATCAACACCAAGGGCTTTGGCCAGTTGCCGGTTCTGTTGAACGGCCGAACCCAGCCGATGGACAGCGTGGCCCGCAACTCACTCCTGGTGTTGCGGGGCAAGCAGACGGTGCCCGTGGAGGGGGGCAAGACGTTGCAGGCGATCGACTGGTTTCTTGAGGTGGTTTTCAAACCGGATCAGGCCGACACCCGCCAGGTCTTTCGGATCGATCATCCCGATCTGCGCGGCATGCTGAAGTTGTCACCGGAGGAGAAATTCTTCTCGTTCACGCAGTTCCAGACCAACATCATGGACTTGGGACGGGAGGCGGAACGCATCGATACCGAAAAGGTGAAGAGCGAGAGCCAAAACCCGTTCGAGAAGGCCGTGATGCGACTGCATCAGAATGTGATTCTTTACCGCCGAATCAAGAACACACTCAAGCACGAGTCAACGCTGGATTTTGCGGCTGAGCTGAAGACTTATCAGGCCGCTGTGGAACCGGGTGTGAAAGCGGTGCGGGATCGCGAGGCGGGCAAGGAGTTTGATCAGAAGGCCTTTGACACGATTGTGGATCACCTCCAACGCTACGATCAAATGGCGCGTTTCGGCTACGCCTTGGTGGTTCCTTCTGGATCTCCGAATCATACTCGAGACGATTGGATGAACGTGGGTACGAGCCTGATGGAAGCAGCCCGAGGTGGCAAAGTCCTCGAACCCGTTTTGTCCTATGCGGAAATGGCCTCGGCCTATCATGCGGGCGAGCCCGCTCGCTTCAACAGTTCGTTGAGCAAGTATCAGCAATGGCTCTTGGATCATCAATACCAGCCTGAGGTGGCCAAGGGAGGCAATGAGCACTACTTCAATCACTTCGAGCCATTCTACAAATCCTCGGCGATCTACGTGCTGGCTTTCATCCTGGCATGTGCCTCCTGGTTCAACCAATCGGAGCCGTTCCGTCGTTCGGCGCTCTACCTGTTGATTCTCACCGCCCTGGTTCATACGTCCGGCCTGATCTATCGGATGGTCTTGGAAGGCCGTCCTCCGGTCACCAACCTCTATTCTTCGGCGGTGTTCATTGGTTGGGGCATCTGCATTCTGGGGATTACGATTGAGTTTTTCTATCGGAATGCCATTGGGTCGGTAGTGGCTTCGATGGGTGGCTTCACCACCTTGATTGTGGCGCACAATCTTTCATTGGGCGGAGACACCATGGAGATGATGCGCGCGGTCCTCGATACCAATTTCTGGTTGGCCACTCATGTGGTCGTGGTGACGCTCGGCTACTCGGCCTCCTTCCTAGCTGGGTTTCTGGCGATGCTCTATGTGCTGCGGGGAGTGCTGACGACCTCCCTGACGGAGCAGATGGCCACGGCGCTCTCCCGAATGGTTTACGGCATCATCTGTTTCGCGACCTTGTTCAGCCTGGTAGGCACTGTCCTCGGGGGCATTTGGGCAGACCAATCCTGGGGACGGTTTTGGGGCTGGGATCCCAAGGAGAATGGGGCCTTGATGATTGTGATTTGGAACGCTGTCTATCTGCATGCTCGGTGGGGGAAGATCTGCACGGAGAAGAGCCTGATG
It encodes:
- the ccsA gene encoding cytochrome c biogenesis protein CcsA, producing MKKQLPLILTVLVLLWLGAGLRPPRVPEGINTKGFGQLPVLLNGRTQPMDSVARNSLLVLRGKQTVPVEGGKTLQAIDWFLEVVFKPDQADTRQVFRIDHPDLRGMLKLSPEEKFFSFTQFQTNIMDLGREAERIDTEKVKSESQNPFEKAVMRLHQNVILYRRIKNTLKHESTLDFAAELKTYQAAVEPGVKAVRDREAGKEFDQKAFDTIVDHLQRYDQMARFGYALVVPSGSPNHTRDDWMNVGTSLMEAARGGKVLEPVLSYAEMASAYHAGEPARFNSSLSKYQQWLLDHQYQPEVAKGGNEHYFNHFEPFYKSSAIYVLAFILACASWFNQSEPFRRSALYLLILTALVHTSGLIYRMVLEGRPPVTNLYSSAVFIGWGICILGITIEFFYRNAIGSVVASMGGFTTLIVAHNLSLGGDTMEMMRAVLDTNFWLATHVVVVTLGYSASFLAGFLAMLYVLRGVLTTSLTEQMATALSRMVYGIICFATLFSLVGTVLGGIWADQSWGRFWGWDPKENGALMIVIWNAVYLHARWGKICTEKSLMAIALFGNVITAFSWFGVNMLGIGLHSYGFMDAAFKWLLIFDISQLIFIGMALLPLSYWRSFSKRPPAAGAGTAAKPATVS